A single Fodinibius saliphilus DNA region contains:
- the murD gene encoding UDP-N-acetylmuramoyl-L-alanine--D-glutamate ligase has product MREVQNQHIVVVGAARSGLAVASLLKRKGARVFITDHGAIADNVKAKLKENNIPFEEKGHTDNASGADFLAVSPGVPTEAPLIQEYLNAGKEVFSEIEIASWFNEGPITAVTGSNGKTTVTHWLDHTWQKAERDHITAGNIGHAFSDAVEHTSENTDSLLEVSSFQLDHIDTFKPDVSLLLNITADHLDRYDDDFSKYAASKFRITENQSGNDWFIYNYDDPTIANFVNMLKKKADVPKLLAFSNQKEPEESDGAFIRNQNIILKINQEEEVLMPISDVQLSGTHNLKNGLATALAARASEINNDVIRESLKTFEGVEHRLEFVREAQGVKYINDSKATNINAVWYALDSFNVPLTLILGGRDKGNDYLELADQIREKVHTIIAIGEARPLIEEQLKTIVPHFNTANNMNEAVRKAKKGAKRGEAVLLSPACSSFDMYDNYKHRGNEFKKAVNRL; this is encoded by the coding sequence ATGAGAGAAGTTCAAAACCAACATATCGTTGTAGTAGGCGCCGCCAGAAGCGGGCTGGCTGTCGCTTCGTTGCTGAAGCGTAAAGGAGCTCGTGTGTTTATTACAGACCATGGGGCTATCGCTGATAATGTAAAAGCGAAGCTTAAAGAGAACAATATCCCATTTGAAGAAAAAGGACATACAGATAACGCAAGTGGCGCAGACTTCTTGGCAGTAAGTCCAGGCGTGCCAACAGAAGCACCCTTGATTCAAGAATATCTTAATGCCGGAAAAGAAGTATTCTCAGAAATTGAAATTGCCAGCTGGTTCAATGAGGGGCCAATTACAGCGGTCACAGGAAGTAATGGCAAAACAACCGTCACTCACTGGCTTGATCACACCTGGCAAAAGGCTGAGCGCGATCATATTACTGCCGGCAATATCGGCCATGCTTTTTCGGATGCTGTAGAACATACTTCTGAAAATACCGATAGCTTGTTGGAGGTGAGCAGCTTCCAGCTCGATCATATTGACACCTTTAAACCAGATGTAAGCCTACTGCTTAATATAACGGCCGATCATCTGGATCGCTATGATGATGACTTTTCGAAATATGCGGCCTCAAAATTTAGAATTACTGAGAATCAATCCGGTAATGACTGGTTCATCTATAACTATGATGATCCAACCATTGCCAACTTTGTCAATATGCTCAAAAAAAAAGCCGATGTCCCAAAACTACTGGCCTTTTCGAACCAGAAAGAGCCAGAAGAAAGCGACGGGGCGTTTATACGCAATCAAAACATCATTCTCAAAATTAACCAAGAAGAAGAGGTACTGATGCCGATCAGCGATGTACAACTTTCCGGAACGCACAATTTAAAAAACGGCTTGGCGACAGCCTTGGCTGCCCGTGCTTCTGAGATAAATAATGATGTGATACGTGAAAGCTTAAAAACTTTTGAAGGAGTCGAACACCGTCTGGAATTTGTGCGTGAAGCCCAAGGCGTCAAGTATATCAATGACAGCAAGGCAACCAACATCAATGCTGTATGGTATGCCTTGGACAGCTTTAATGTGCCGCTTACACTTATTCTCGGCGGGCGTGATAAAGGCAATGACTACTTGGAATTGGCAGACCAAATCCGCGAAAAAGTGCATACGATTATCGCTATCGGTGAAGCACGCCCTCTTATAGAAGAACAACTAAAAACAATTGTTCCTCATTTTAATACCGCGAATAATATGAATGAAGCTGTACGAAAAGCTAAAAAAGGAGCAAAACGAGGCGAAGCGGTATTGTTAAGTCCAGCTTGCTCTTCATTTGATATGTACGATAATTACAAACACCGAGGTAACGAATTTAAAAAAGCAGTAAATAGACTTTAA
- the mraY gene encoding phospho-N-acetylmuramoyl-pentapeptide-transferase encodes MLYELLHWLEINYQPPGFGAFEFITTRAAVAAAMALFISVMIGRRIIQWLEKMQLREVIREDIGLDNHLGKAHTPTMGGIIILLAVLIPALFWMKMDSVYTWMIILVTLVLGVVGFIDDYIKVVKKDKTGLSGKFKIAGQVTVGLLLGLTLYFWPDFKSFNTLSTVPFLKSVNIDYAFLGEALGWVIYIPMVIFVITAVSNATNLTDGLDGLAAGTSAIAGLILGIFAYVSGRTDFSDFLNIIYLPGSGELTIFCASLVGACMGFLWYNTHPASVFMGDTGSLALGGSFGALALMLHKELLLPIICGIFFVETVSVIIQTTYFKYTKRKYGEGKRVFLMTPIHHHFEKKGLPESKIVVRFWIIAVLLGILSLLTLKLR; translated from the coding sequence ATGCTATACGAACTCTTACACTGGTTAGAAATTAACTATCAGCCCCCCGGCTTTGGCGCATTTGAATTTATCACTACACGGGCTGCTGTGGCTGCTGCTATGGCTCTATTTATCAGCGTTATGATAGGCCGCCGTATCATTCAGTGGCTTGAAAAAATGCAGCTTCGCGAAGTTATCCGGGAAGATATCGGTCTTGATAACCACTTGGGTAAGGCCCACACCCCCACTATGGGTGGCATCATCATCTTATTAGCCGTACTTATTCCGGCCCTCTTTTGGATGAAAATGGACAGCGTATATACATGGATGATCATTCTCGTTACTCTTGTGCTGGGGGTTGTCGGCTTTATTGATGACTATATAAAAGTCGTAAAAAAGGATAAAACCGGCCTAAGCGGTAAATTTAAAATTGCCGGGCAAGTTACGGTTGGCCTGCTATTGGGATTAACCCTCTACTTCTGGCCCGATTTTAAGAGCTTCAATACGCTTTCAACCGTGCCTTTTTTAAAAAGTGTCAATATTGATTACGCCTTTTTAGGAGAAGCCTTGGGATGGGTTATCTATATCCCCATGGTCATTTTTGTTATAACAGCTGTGAGCAATGCTACCAATTTAACAGATGGGCTTGATGGACTAGCAGCTGGGACATCGGCTATTGCAGGGCTCATTCTTGGTATTTTTGCTTACGTTTCCGGGCGAACTGACTTCTCAGACTTTCTCAACATTATTTATCTGCCGGGCTCAGGAGAGCTGACCATCTTTTGCGCATCACTGGTAGGAGCCTGTATGGGATTTCTCTGGTATAATACCCACCCCGCTTCTGTTTTTATGGGGGATACCGGATCATTAGCACTGGGGGGATCATTCGGTGCTCTTGCACTCATGCTGCATAAAGAATTATTACTGCCAATAATATGTGGAATTTTCTTTGTTGAAACGGTCTCAGTCATTATTCAAACAACCTATTTCAAATACACCAAACGCAAATATGGTGAAGGGAAGCGAGTATTTTTGATGACACCCATTCACCATCATTTTGAGAAGAAAGGACTGCCCGAATCCAAAATTGTTGTTCGTTTCTGGATTATTGCAGTACTCCTCGGAATTCTCAGCCTCTTAACTCTGAAACTGCGATGA
- a CDS encoding UDP-N-acetylmuramoyl-L-alanyl-D-glutamate--2,6-diaminopimelate ligase, producing MTFNELISLCNPIDVSGPEPNTIGALTQDSRTVDKGDVFIAVRGFNVDGHIFIEDAVANGASIIICEESYYTDKEVCVLEVENTRSLLGKLAQAFEGNPAEQLTIIGITGTNGKTTVATLVFQILQQFGARPSLLGTVSKRIGDQELRSLLTTADPIELAADMAKMVEANSTHLVMEVSSHALDQERVAGVHFDVGVFTNLSHDHLDYHDDLKSYAVSKKKLFDSLDDDAWAIINGDDDKAAFIAMDCSANVVDFSFNKALDVECQILSNSIEGLVIRIGNQIIETPLVGAFNAYNIVEAFLICDTIGYQKEAIADILKTATGAAGRLERIQQADNRDIPVVFVDYAHTPDALENVVKTLADLKQENQTLHTIFGCGGDRDKTKRPKMAKVAEKYSDKVTVTSDNPRSEDPDEIIDEVMVGFESPERIDRITDRGDAIIKAIEDGDRHTMILIAGKGHETYQEIQGHRHDFDDRAIARKALASKNPNDNSGGA from the coding sequence TTGACATTTAACGAACTTATATCACTTTGCAATCCGATTGACGTCTCCGGTCCGGAGCCGAATACCATTGGTGCGCTTACACAAGATTCGCGTACCGTGGATAAAGGAGACGTTTTTATTGCCGTGCGTGGTTTCAATGTTGACGGTCATATCTTTATTGAGGATGCTGTAGCAAACGGGGCTTCAATAATCATTTGCGAAGAATCATACTATACTGACAAAGAAGTATGCGTATTGGAGGTAGAAAACACCCGTTCGCTGTTAGGCAAGCTGGCGCAAGCCTTTGAAGGGAACCCTGCTGAGCAGCTCACGATTATTGGTATTACCGGTACAAACGGAAAAACCACTGTTGCTACCCTTGTATTCCAAATATTGCAACAATTCGGTGCCAGACCCTCTCTCTTGGGCACCGTATCCAAACGTATTGGTGACCAAGAGCTCAGAAGCTTACTGACTACTGCAGACCCCATTGAACTGGCTGCAGACATGGCTAAAATGGTAGAAGCCAATTCTACCCACTTGGTGATGGAGGTATCCTCCCATGCATTAGACCAAGAACGTGTGGCAGGTGTTCATTTTGATGTAGGTGTTTTCACAAATCTAAGTCACGACCACCTCGATTATCACGATGATTTGAAATCCTATGCAGTATCAAAGAAAAAGTTATTTGATAGCCTTGATGACGATGCATGGGCTATTATTAATGGCGACGATGATAAAGCTGCATTCATAGCAATGGACTGCTCTGCAAATGTAGTTGATTTCAGCTTTAACAAAGCACTGGATGTTGAATGCCAGATTTTATCAAATAGTATTGAAGGCCTTGTCATACGTATTGGCAACCAAATCATCGAAACCCCTCTGGTAGGTGCTTTTAATGCCTATAATATTGTAGAGGCCTTTTTGATCTGCGATACTATTGGCTATCAGAAAGAAGCTATTGCTGATATCCTGAAAACAGCAACAGGAGCTGCAGGACGACTGGAACGCATACAACAAGCTGACAATCGCGATATCCCCGTTGTGTTTGTTGATTACGCTCATACTCCTGATGCACTTGAAAATGTGGTTAAAACGTTGGCCGATCTTAAACAAGAGAATCAGACTCTGCATACCATTTTCGGATGTGGCGGAGACAGAGATAAAACCAAGCGTCCCAAGATGGCCAAAGTTGCCGAAAAATACAGCGATAAAGTTACCGTTACTTCAGACAATCCCAGAAGTGAAGATCCAGACGAAATAATTGATGAAGTTATGGTGGGCTTTGAATCCCCCGAACGAATAGATCGAATTACAGACCGAGGTGATGCTATTATTAAAGCAATTGAAGATGGTGATCGACATACCATGATTCTGATTGCCGGCAAAGGCCATGAAACATATCAAGAAATACAAGGGCATCGCCACGATTTTGATGACCGGGCTATAGCTCGTAAAGCACTAGCAAGTAAAAATCCCAATGATAATTCGGGAGGTGCCTAA
- a CDS encoding peptidoglycan D,D-transpeptidase FtsI family protein translates to MQEERSAILNRMFIVFGLVLLIPCAIGVQLFRINFVEGPELRQLWSEQAIDYIPIPAQRGNIYSEDGSLLATNSVAYKIAIDPKINGLKDTQISQVCDTLAKYTSQTSNQYLRKIRKASARSRYVVLGKNVGPEAHQALQQMNIRGVILEENYKRRYNFGTLAAHTLGFVNHNTQGVTGLEKMYDKRLSGEDGVQQVRRERNGRISSYVGAPTKHPRQGQSLHTTINAHIQAILEEELKAGIDRTSSSYGSAIVMDPNTGAIKAMANYPTFNPNNPASLNSTNRRNFAISDMIEPGSTFKLVTAIAAVEQQKVQFSESFETPENGKTKIHGQWMRDHEPLGTLSFPEVIQKSSNVATAEIAMRLSKDTFYQYARNLGFGTPTNVDLPNEETGRLPKPYEWSEVSLPWMSIGYELQVTPIQLAQAYAAFANGGKMMRPYLVEKATNAQGNTSWSHNDVEVRQIAERETLEQLYPVFRNVVTDSGTAKYAQIDGLPIAGKTGTAQKLIGGQYRNEYRSSFVGFFPAQNPKYVCLVVLDDPDTYPPYGGVTAGPIFRESAKRIAGLDDEIEKQIIESETTNKIWAYAPQLSGLNKEEAQSLLEQQNLEYKISGEGDWISGQRPEAGTKLTSEDNITLKLSNTIAVADTAELPDGYSIIPDVGGMSMRKATLVIHSRGFKTKMIGSGTVYTQFPRPGDMMKQGHAITVRGKAKAMETLTGD, encoded by the coding sequence ATGCAAGAAGAGCGTTCTGCCATATTAAACAGGATGTTTATAGTCTTTGGACTGGTACTATTGATACCATGTGCCATTGGTGTGCAGCTCTTTCGCATCAATTTTGTAGAAGGGCCCGAACTCCGCCAACTCTGGAGTGAACAAGCCATTGATTATATCCCCATTCCAGCCCAAAGAGGTAATATATACAGTGAAGACGGCAGCTTGCTGGCTACAAATTCTGTGGCATATAAAATTGCAATCGATCCGAAAATAAATGGGCTTAAAGATACTCAAATCTCACAAGTTTGTGATACGCTGGCGAAGTATACCTCCCAGACGTCAAACCAGTATTTACGAAAAATTCGCAAAGCCTCTGCCCGCTCCCGCTATGTAGTGCTCGGCAAAAATGTAGGCCCCGAAGCGCATCAGGCATTGCAACAGATGAATATTCGGGGTGTCATCCTGGAAGAGAACTATAAACGACGTTACAATTTTGGAACACTGGCTGCTCATACGTTGGGCTTTGTCAACCATAACACCCAAGGGGTAACGGGGCTTGAAAAAATGTACGACAAACGACTCAGCGGTGAAGACGGGGTACAGCAAGTTCGTCGTGAGCGAAACGGTCGTATATCTTCCTACGTTGGTGCGCCAACAAAGCATCCCCGACAAGGGCAATCACTGCACACGACTATAAATGCCCATATACAAGCAATTCTTGAAGAAGAACTTAAAGCCGGGATTGACCGAACGAGTTCATCCTACGGTTCTGCTATTGTGATGGATCCCAATACAGGTGCCATTAAAGCGATGGCTAATTATCCCACATTCAACCCAAATAACCCTGCTTCCCTGAACAGTACTAACCGCAGGAATTTTGCGATCTCGGATATGATCGAGCCCGGCTCTACTTTTAAACTGGTTACTGCTATAGCTGCTGTTGAACAACAAAAAGTGCAATTTTCAGAATCCTTTGAAACTCCTGAAAACGGGAAAACAAAAATTCACGGACAATGGATGCGTGACCATGAACCTCTTGGAACACTCAGCTTCCCCGAGGTTATACAAAAATCATCAAACGTAGCTACTGCAGAAATCGCCATGCGTTTGTCCAAGGATACATTTTATCAGTATGCCCGCAATCTTGGATTTGGCACACCTACTAATGTAGACTTGCCTAATGAAGAAACCGGAAGACTGCCCAAGCCTTATGAATGGAGTGAAGTTTCCCTGCCATGGATGTCTATTGGATATGAGCTTCAGGTTACCCCCATTCAATTGGCTCAAGCTTATGCCGCTTTTGCCAACGGAGGTAAAATGATGCGTCCATACCTTGTAGAAAAAGCCACCAATGCTCAAGGAAATACCAGTTGGAGTCACAATGATGTAGAAGTACGACAAATTGCCGAACGGGAAACCCTGGAGCAACTCTACCCGGTATTCCGAAATGTTGTTACTGATTCCGGAACAGCCAAGTATGCTCAAATTGACGGCCTTCCCATTGCCGGCAAAACGGGAACAGCTCAAAAGCTCATTGGCGGACAGTATCGCAACGAGTATCGTTCTTCATTTGTAGGGTTTTTCCCAGCTCAAAATCCAAAATATGTATGCCTGGTCGTTCTTGATGACCCCGATACCTATCCACCTTATGGTGGCGTTACTGCGGGACCAATATTCCGTGAATCTGCCAAACGTATTGCCGGCCTCGACGATGAAATTGAAAAACAGATTATTGAAAGTGAAACAACAAACAAAATTTGGGCTTATGCTCCCCAACTATCAGGACTTAACAAGGAGGAAGCCCAGTCTTTGCTCGAACAACAGAATTTAGAATACAAGATTAGCGGAGAGGGTGACTGGATAAGCGGGCAACGACCCGAAGCCGGTACTAAACTAACCTCCGAAGATAACATTACGCTTAAACTTTCAAATACTATAGCCGTTGCTGATACTGCCGAACTCCCTGATGGATACTCTATTATACCGGATGTAGGCGGAATGAGTATGCGCAAAGCAACCTTAGTTATTCACAGCCGAGGTTTTAAAACCAAGATGATCGGTTCAGGAACTGTTTATACCCAATTCCCGCGGCCCGGCGATATGATGAAACAAGGCCACGCCATTACCGTTCGCGGTAAAGCAAAAGCAATGGAAACCTTAACAGGAGACTAA
- the rsmH gene encoding 16S rRNA (cytosine(1402)-N(4))-methyltransferase RsmH — MNNNNDTYYEHHPVLLEESVEYLITDPSGIYIDATLGGGGHSQALLSHLNSDAQLIGIDQDDEALAAANSRIGDDPRFSSIKGNFGYLSRLLPPELHGKVSGILLDLGVSTHQIKEEERGFTFQKEGPLDMRMGNLRGITAYQVVNEYSYEDLRDVIFHYGEERMSRQIAREIIDRRPIETTTELRKAVEAVVKGQYQVKSVARVFQGIRIEVNRELDMLRQVLKQALELLKIDGRIVAISYHSLEDRIVKKFFKAGNHEGEIEKDFYGNPLNPIEEISGGIIRPTEEEIERNSAARSAKMRVAQKIEEPEV, encoded by the coding sequence ATGAACAACAACAATGACACATATTATGAGCATCATCCGGTATTGCTTGAGGAGTCCGTAGAGTACCTTATTACGGACCCCAGCGGTATCTATATTGATGCGACTTTAGGCGGTGGCGGACACAGCCAGGCATTGTTGTCTCACCTTAATAGTGATGCCCAACTTATTGGTATTGATCAAGATGATGAAGCACTAGCTGCAGCAAACTCCCGCATTGGCGATGACCCCCGCTTCTCATCCATCAAGGGTAATTTTGGCTACCTTTCTCGGTTACTTCCCCCAGAACTGCATGGGAAAGTTAGCGGTATTCTTTTGGATCTGGGAGTTTCTACTCATCAGATAAAAGAAGAAGAACGCGGATTCACCTTCCAAAAAGAAGGTCCGCTGGATATGCGCATGGGTAACCTGCGCGGTATAACTGCATACCAAGTAGTCAACGAATACTCCTACGAAGACCTTCGCGATGTTATCTTCCACTACGGCGAAGAACGAATGAGTCGCCAAATTGCTCGCGAAATTATTGATCGTCGTCCTATCGAAACCACGACCGAGCTTCGTAAGGCGGTAGAAGCCGTTGTTAAGGGACAGTACCAAGTGAAAAGTGTAGCTCGCGTTTTTCAGGGCATCCGTATTGAGGTGAACAGAGAGCTTGATATGTTACGTCAAGTGCTAAAACAGGCACTTGAGCTTCTGAAAATTGATGGGCGTATAGTTGCCATTAGCTACCACTCACTTGAAGATCGAATCGTCAAGAAATTCTTTAAAGCAGGCAACCATGAGGGAGAGATCGAAAAAGATTTTTATGGCAATCCTCTAAATCCCATAGAGGAGATCTCAGGTGGTATCATTCGCCCTACCGAAGAAGAAATTGAACGAAATTCTGCTGCACGAAGCGCAAAAATGCGCGTTGCACAGAAGATAGAAGAGCCGGAGGTGTAG
- the mraZ gene encoding division/cell wall cluster transcriptional repressor MraZ, translating into MPSFKGEYEHSVDNKGRVSFPAKLRKALNPQAKEHFTILRGLDKCLYLYPEDEWQEVEDQLSQINSFTKKGRTLKRNFLRFAIDVNLDNQNRIPLPSQLTEWADIDGKAIFIGTGERIEIWSPERLNSVDENLDFESYQQLFEGVMGDDNSHEQQQ; encoded by the coding sequence ATGCCTAGCTTTAAAGGCGAATACGAACATAGTGTTGATAACAAAGGACGCGTTAGCTTCCCGGCTAAACTGCGTAAAGCTCTGAATCCCCAAGCAAAAGAGCACTTTACTATATTAAGAGGTCTAGACAAATGCCTTTATCTCTACCCAGAGGATGAATGGCAAGAAGTTGAAGACCAGCTCTCCCAGATAAACAGTTTTACAAAAAAAGGTCGCACACTCAAGCGTAATTTTCTGCGCTTTGCAATTGATGTGAACTTGGATAATCAGAATCGCATTCCACTTCCTTCACAACTAACAGAATGGGCCGATATCGACGGTAAAGCCATATTTATTGGCACAGGCGAACGAATAGAAATATGGTCTCCAGAGAGACTCAACTCCGTTGATGAGAACCTTGACTTTGAATCGTACCAACAACTTTTTGAAGGCGTAATGGGTGACGATAATAGCCATGAACAACAACAATGA
- the can gene encoding carbonate dehydratase produces the protein MNTPTDLLDQNKEWANRIKKEDPRFFEQLSKGQSPNYLWIGCADSRVPASQVVDLAPGDMFVHRNIANVIAHTDFNSLSVIQYAVAVLRVEHVIICGHYGCGGVKAAFDDQNHGLIDNWLRHIQDVGRLHADELDGLSEDDKLNRLCELNVAEQVRNLCQTPIVQNAWDSGQDLNVHGWIYSLAQGEITDLELTVSSNSDLS, from the coding sequence GTGAATACTCCAACTGACCTACTCGACCAAAACAAGGAATGGGCGAACCGAATTAAAAAAGAAGATCCCAGATTCTTTGAACAACTCTCCAAGGGACAATCACCAAATTACCTGTGGATAGGCTGTGCCGACAGCCGCGTTCCTGCCAGCCAAGTAGTAGACCTCGCCCCCGGCGATATGTTTGTACATCGCAATATTGCCAACGTTATTGCCCATACGGATTTCAACAGTTTATCAGTGATACAGTATGCAGTAGCAGTACTCAGAGTAGAGCATGTTATTATTTGCGGACACTACGGCTGCGGTGGCGTGAAGGCGGCATTTGATGACCAGAATCACGGCCTCATTGACAACTGGCTGCGCCATATTCAGGATGTAGGCCGCCTGCATGCTGATGAACTTGATGGACTTTCTGAAGACGATAAGCTCAACCGACTTTGCGAATTAAATGTAGCAGAACAAGTCCGCAATCTCTGCCAAACACCTATCGTTCAAAATGCGTGGGATAGCGGGCAGGATCTGAACGTTCATGGATGGATCTATAGCTTAGCCCAGGGAGAAATTACTGATCTTGAGCTCACAGTTTCATCGAATAGTGACCTGAGCTAA
- a CDS encoding aspartate kinase, with protein sequence MNTSETHVLKFGGTSLQNPDYIKQSAEIVIDRTQRARPFVVVSALEGVTDALIAHTTNIGQKTDSIESNVDNLRQKHLDFFDKLTKELPKKRRNLDKLFDELIQNLHKLSLDIENKRALKDRILSIGERASALIFASVLSSNGLPAKSFEAHQFIKTDSTFGKAKVKQDTSRALIRDYLQQSKFVPVVTGFIGSDSKNRITTLGRSGSDYTAGLVADALNADHLEIWTDVNGVLSADPRWVPTAQSIKELNFGDITELSAHGAKVIHPQTIRPIQNKDTTVLVKNSYNPSHPGTSITSGFESNGALKTITVTGPFVKLQIDETYAFELFSKLTDWSEQETDSEAVGFRTSSEFEPARFILRQSFFEKVSNLLGQWASNNNVVLDLQSNLYKVKKFSNHFSDDESLCKRIWDLLASNNLQPISTERNHDERFISFLFDKQDAQLAARLLNDYLQGDQKVIDLFVAGTGAVGHTLLEQLKRLEPEGITFRLIGACNSRQALWNESGIALKKNIDWSACQPTNWDTLVDKLTEPHRNNLIFVDATGSEEVARLYPKLFENGTHIVTPSKLANTFEQAFFDDLQKLIKENNTSFRYETTAGAGLPVISTLNELQSAGDNITEISGVVSGTMTYLFNQLEQGIPFSKAIVDAREKGYAEPDPRDDLSGEDVARKFLTLARTLGFKIEREEIAVDSLIPDALKDVEKDTFLNRLSNYDQHWEKHIEAALNKGNTLRYTGRFKDGKVQIGIEELPKDSPIGQLKGTDNLIQIFSNLYNQTPLVIQGPGAGKEVTAAGVLADILKTARALS encoded by the coding sequence ATGAATACTTCTGAAACACATGTTCTTAAATTCGGTGGTACTTCACTACAGAATCCGGATTATATTAAACAATCTGCCGAAATTGTTATTGACCGTACACAACGGGCGCGTCCTTTTGTGGTAGTGTCTGCCCTTGAAGGCGTTACCGATGCACTCATTGCACATACCACTAATATCGGCCAAAAGACCGATTCTATTGAGTCCAATGTTGATAATTTGCGTCAAAAACATTTGGACTTTTTTGATAAGCTCACCAAAGAACTACCTAAAAAACGTAGAAATCTGGACAAGTTGTTTGATGAACTAATTCAAAACCTGCATAAGCTCAGCCTCGATATTGAAAATAAGCGAGCACTCAAAGATCGCATTCTTTCCATAGGTGAAAGAGCTTCAGCGTTAATTTTTGCTTCCGTTCTATCCAGTAACGGATTACCTGCAAAATCATTTGAAGCCCATCAATTTATCAAAACTGATTCCACTTTCGGAAAAGCTAAGGTAAAGCAGGATACAAGTCGTGCACTGATCCGAGACTACCTGCAACAATCGAAATTTGTACCTGTTGTCACCGGCTTTATTGGCTCTGACTCAAAAAATCGCATCACAACGCTTGGTCGTTCGGGGTCTGATTATACCGCCGGCCTTGTTGCTGATGCTCTTAATGCCGACCATCTTGAAATATGGACCGATGTAAACGGAGTGCTTTCAGCCGATCCCCGATGGGTACCCACCGCTCAATCAATTAAAGAACTCAACTTTGGGGATATAACAGAGCTTTCGGCTCATGGGGCGAAAGTGATCCATCCCCAGACCATACGGCCCATTCAGAATAAGGACACTACTGTGCTTGTCAAAAACAGCTATAACCCATCTCACCCCGGCACTTCTATAACATCGGGCTTTGAATCTAATGGAGCCCTTAAAACCATTACCGTTACCGGGCCTTTTGTAAAGCTACAAATTGACGAAACATATGCATTTGAACTGTTCTCCAAACTTACTGATTGGTCCGAACAAGAGACTGACTCGGAAGCGGTTGGGTTTAGAACGAGCTCAGAGTTTGAGCCGGCACGTTTTATACTACGGCAATCATTTTTCGAAAAAGTTTCGAACCTTCTCGGACAATGGGCATCTAACAATAATGTGGTGCTAGATCTGCAAAGCAACCTCTATAAAGTTAAAAAATTCAGCAATCACTTCTCTGATGATGAATCACTTTGTAAACGTATTTGGGATCTGTTAGCCTCAAATAACCTGCAACCCATTAGCACTGAACGAAACCACGATGAACGCTTCATTTCTTTCTTGTTTGATAAACAAGATGCCCAACTGGCAGCACGTCTGTTAAATGATTATTTGCAGGGAGATCAAAAAGTGATCGACCTTTTTGTAGCCGGAACTGGTGCTGTAGGCCATACGTTGCTGGAGCAGCTGAAAAGGCTGGAACCGGAAGGAATCACCTTTCGACTTATCGGAGCCTGTAACAGCCGACAAGCCCTGTGGAACGAGAGCGGCATTGCGCTTAAGAAAAATATTGACTGGTCTGCGTGCCAGCCTACCAACTGGGATACGCTAGTTGATAAACTTACCGAACCGCACCGCAACAACCTCATTTTTGTTGATGCTACTGGAAGTGAAGAGGTAGCACGACTGTATCCAAAGCTATTCGAAAACGGCACCCATATTGTTACCCCCAGCAAACTTGCCAATACCTTTGAACAGGCTTTCTTTGATGATCTACAAAAGTTAATTAAAGAAAATAATACCTCTTTCCGGTATGAAACAACTGCCGGGGCCGGACTGCCGGTAATATCAACACTCAATGAACTACAGTCGGCCGGTGATAATATTACCGAAATATCGGGTGTGGTGTCAGGGACGATGACCTACCTGTTTAACCAACTCGAACAAGGAATTCCTTTCAGCAAGGCAATTGTTGATGCCAGAGAGAAAGGCTATGCTGAACCGGACCCGCGTGATGATTTATCCGGTGAAGATGTAGCTCGTAAGTTTTTAACGCTGGCTCGTACCCTCGGGTTTAAAATTGAACGTGAAGAAATAGCTGTGGATTCTTTAATTCCAGACGCTTTAAAGGATGTGGAGAAGGATACTTTCCTTAACAGGCTCAGCAACTATGATCAACACTGGGAAAAACATATTGAAGCAGCACTAAATAAAGGCAACACTTTGCGTTATACCGGGCGCTTTAAGGATGGCAAAGTACAGATCGGTATTGAAGAACTCCCAAAGGACTCTCCTATCGGGCAGCTAAAGGGAACGGACAACCTAATCCAGATTTTCTCTAATCTTTACAACCAAACTCCGCTAGTTATCCAAGGTCCTGGTGCTGGCAAAGAGGTAACAGCTGCCGGTGTTTTAGCAGATATTTTGAAGACGGCACGGGCTTTATCGTAA